In one Agrobacterium tumefaciens genomic region, the following are encoded:
- a CDS encoding protein SlyX, translated as MTSETEKRIIALEETIAHQAKAVEELSDQLAEQWKVVEQTRAKLDRLTERFLSLEEQSLDAPAITRPPHY; from the coding sequence ATGACGTCGGAAACCGAAAAACGGATCATCGCGCTTGAGGAAACGATCGCGCATCAGGCCAAGGCCGTGGAAGAACTGTCCGATCAGCTGGCGGAGCAGTGGAAGGTGGTGGAACAGACCCGCGCCAAGCTCGACCGCTTGACGGAGAGGTTTCTGAGCCTGGAGGAGCAATCGCTGGACGCGCCTGCAATCACCCGTCCGCCGCATTACTGA
- a CDS encoding DUF924 family protein, whose translation MKKDTAALAADIVAFWRKAGPDKWFDKDAAFDNHFHDRFRDAHFAAARRELDDWLEKAESSLALMLLLDQFPRNCFRGTAHMYATDPLARLFADEAIRRGHDQALGEDLRVFFYLPFSHAEDLKDQERACTLNQPLGGLYLHHAEEHRDIVQRFGRFPHRNDILVRETTPEERLYLDEGGFSG comes from the coding sequence ATGAAAAAAGACACAGCCGCACTTGCCGCCGATATCGTGGCTTTCTGGAGGAAGGCTGGGCCTGACAAATGGTTCGACAAGGATGCCGCCTTCGACAACCACTTCCACGACCGTTTCCGCGACGCCCATTTTGCCGCCGCAAGGCGTGAGCTGGATGATTGGCTGGAGAAGGCGGAAAGCAGTCTGGCGCTGATGCTTCTGCTGGATCAGTTTCCGCGCAACTGCTTTCGCGGCACTGCGCATATGTATGCGACCGATCCGCTGGCGCGGTTATTCGCCGACGAGGCGATCCGCCGGGGCCACGATCAGGCGCTGGGCGAGGATTTGCGCGTCTTTTTTTATCTGCCCTTTTCTCATGCGGAAGACCTCAAGGATCAGGAGCGTGCCTGCACTCTCAACCAGCCGCTTGGCGGGCTTTATCTGCACCATGCCGAAGAGCATCGCGATATCGTCCAGCGCTTCGGCCGTTTTCCGCACCGCAACGACATATTGGTGCGGGAAACGACGCCGGAGGAACGGCTATATCTTGATGAAGGCGGTTTTTCCGGCTGA
- the dnaJ gene encoding molecular chaperone DnaJ, with protein MAKADFYETLGVSKTADEKELKSAFRKLAMKYHPDKNPDNAESEQKFKEINEAYETLKDPQKRAAYDRFGHAAFENGGMGGGGMGGGGFANGGFSDIFEDIFGEMMGGGRARRSSGGRERGADLRYNMEITLEEAFAGKTAQIRVPTSITCDVCSGSGAKPGTQPKTCATCQGSGRVRAAQGFFSVERTCPTCHGRGQTISDPCGKCHGQGRVTEERSLSVNIPSGIEDGTRIRLQGEGEAGMRGGPAGDLYIFLSVRPHEFFQRDSADLYCTVPISMTTAALGGTFDVTTLDGTKSRVTVPEGTQPGKQFRLKGKGMPVLRSAQTGDLYIQIQIETPQKLSKRQRELLQEFEQLSSKENNPESTGFFARMKEFFDG; from the coding sequence ATGGCGAAAGCAGACTTTTACGAAACACTTGGCGTCAGCAAGACCGCGGACGAAAAAGAGCTGAAAAGCGCCTTCCGCAAACTCGCGATGAAATACCATCCGGACAAGAACCCGGATAACGCCGAATCCGAGCAGAAATTCAAGGAAATCAACGAAGCATACGAAACGCTGAAGGACCCGCAGAAGCGCGCGGCCTATGATCGTTTCGGCCACGCCGCATTTGAAAATGGCGGCATGGGCGGCGGTGGCATGGGCGGCGGCGGTTTCGCCAATGGCGGCTTCTCCGATATCTTCGAGGACATTTTCGGCGAGATGATGGGTGGTGGACGCGCACGCCGCTCTTCCGGCGGGCGTGAGCGCGGCGCCGACCTTCGCTACAACATGGAAATCACGCTGGAGGAAGCCTTTGCCGGCAAGACGGCGCAGATCAGGGTTCCGACCTCGATCACCTGCGACGTCTGTTCCGGCTCGGGCGCCAAACCCGGCACGCAGCCCAAGACCTGCGCCACCTGTCAGGGGTCCGGCCGCGTGCGCGCGGCGCAGGGCTTCTTCTCGGTGGAGCGCACCTGCCCGACCTGCCATGGTCGTGGACAGACGATTTCCGACCCCTGCGGCAAGTGCCACGGCCAGGGCCGTGTGACGGAAGAGCGTTCGCTCTCGGTCAACATTCCCTCGGGCATCGAGGATGGCACCCGCATTCGCCTGCAGGGCGAAGGTGAGGCCGGCATGCGCGGTGGCCCGGCGGGCGATCTTTATATCTTCCTGTCGGTCCGGCCGCATGAGTTCTTCCAGCGCGACAGCGCCGATCTTTATTGCACCGTACCGATTTCCATGACCACGGCGGCACTTGGCGGCACTTTCGATGTCACGACGCTCGACGGCACCAAGTCGCGCGTCACGGTTCCGGAAGGCACCCAGCCGGGCAAGCAGTTCCGTCTGAAGGGTAAGGGCATGCCGGTGCTGCGTTCGGCGCAGACGGGCGATCTCTATATCCAGATCCAGATCGAGACGCCGCAGAAACTCAGCAAACGTCAGCGCGAGCTGTTGCAGGAGTTCGAGCAGCTATCCTCCAAGGAGAACAATCCGGAATCGACCGGCTTCTTCGCCCGGATGAAGGAATTCTTCGACGGCTGA
- the dnaK gene encoding molecular chaperone DnaK, which produces MAKVIGIDLGTTNSCVAVMDGKDTKVIENAEGARTTPSMVAFSDDGERLVGQPAKRQAVTNPTNTLFAVKRLIGRRYEDPTVEKDKALVPFEIVKGDNGDAWVKAQDKNYSPSQISAMILQKMKETAESYLGEKVEKAVITVPAYFNDAQRQATKDAGRIAGLDVLRIINEPTAAALAYGLDKKDGKTIAVYDLGGGTFDISVLEIGDGVFEVKSTNGDTFLGGEDFDMRLVEYLAGEFKKDQGIDLKNDKLALQRLKEAAEKAKIELSSSQQTEINLPFITADASGPKHLTLKLTRAKFESLVDDLVQRTVAPCKAALKDAGVSASEIDEVVLVGGMSRMPKVQEVVKQLFGKEPHKGVNPDEVVAMGAAIQAGVLQGDVKDVLLLDVTPLSLGIETLGGVFTRLIDRNTTIPTKKSQTFSTAEDNQSAVTIRVSQGEREMAQDNKLLGQFDLVGLPPSPRGVPQIEVTFDIDANGIVQVSAKDKGTGKEQQIRIQASGGLSDADIEKMVKDAEANAEADKKRRAGVEAKNQAESLIHSTEKSVKEYGDKVSETDRKAIEDAIASLKTAVEASEPDADDIQAKTQTLMEVSMKLGQAIYEAQQAEAGDASEGGKDDVVDADYEEIKDDKKSA; this is translated from the coding sequence ATGGCAAAAGTAATCGGTATCGACCTTGGCACGACCAATTCCTGCGTCGCAGTGATGGACGGCAAGGACACGAAAGTAATTGAAAACGCGGAAGGCGCGCGCACCACGCCGTCCATGGTGGCATTTTCCGACGATGGCGAACGCCTTGTCGGCCAGCCGGCCAAGCGCCAGGCGGTCACCAACCCGACCAATACCCTGTTTGCGGTCAAGCGCCTCATCGGCCGTCGTTATGAAGACCCGACCGTTGAAAAGGACAAGGCCCTCGTTCCCTTTGAAATCGTCAAGGGCGACAATGGCGACGCGTGGGTGAAGGCGCAGGACAAGAATTATTCCCCGTCGCAGATTTCCGCGATGATCCTTCAGAAGATGAAGGAAACGGCTGAATCCTATCTCGGCGAAAAGGTCGAGAAGGCCGTCATCACCGTTCCGGCCTACTTCAACGACGCCCAGCGCCAGGCAACCAAGGATGCCGGCCGCATCGCCGGCCTTGATGTTCTGCGCATCATCAACGAGCCGACTGCAGCTGCACTCGCTTACGGTCTCGACAAGAAGGACGGCAAGACCATCGCCGTTTACGACCTTGGCGGCGGTACCTTCGATATTTCCGTTCTGGAAATCGGCGACGGCGTTTTCGAAGTGAAGTCCACCAACGGCGATACCTTCCTTGGTGGTGAAGACTTCGACATGCGTCTGGTCGAATATCTGGCCGGCGAGTTCAAGAAGGATCAGGGCATCGACCTGAAGAACGACAAGCTCGCCCTGCAGCGCCTCAAGGAAGCTGCGGAAAAGGCAAAGATCGAACTTTCGTCCTCGCAGCAGACCGAAATCAACCTGCCGTTCATCACGGCCGATGCTTCCGGTCCGAAGCACCTGACGCTGAAGCTGACCCGCGCCAAGTTCGAAAGCCTGGTGGACGATCTGGTGCAGCGCACGGTCGCACCGTGCAAGGCAGCGCTGAAGGATGCCGGCGTTTCCGCTTCCGAGATCGATGAAGTCGTTCTCGTTGGTGGTATGAGCCGCATGCCGAAGGTGCAGGAAGTCGTCAAGCAGCTGTTCGGCAAGGAGCCGCACAAGGGCGTGAACCCGGATGAAGTGGTCGCCATGGGCGCCGCTATTCAGGCCGGCGTTCTGCAGGGCGACGTCAAGGACGTTCTGCTGCTCGACGTGACCCCGCTGTCGCTCGGTATCGAAACGCTCGGTGGCGTCTTCACCCGTCTGATCGATCGCAACACGACAATCCCGACCAAGAAGAGCCAGACCTTCTCGACCGCCGAAGACAACCAGTCGGCCGTGACCATCCGCGTTTCGCAGGGCGAGCGCGAAATGGCGCAGGATAACAAGCTGCTCGGCCAGTTCGACCTCGTCGGCCTGCCGCCGTCGCCGCGTGGCGTTCCGCAGATCGAAGTGACCTTCGATATCGACGCCAACGGCATCGTGCAGGTTTCCGCCAAGGACAAGGGTACGGGTAAGGAACAGCAGATCCGCATCCAGGCCTCCGGTGGTCTTTCCGACGCCGACATCGAAAAGATGGTCAAGGACGCTGAAGCCAACGCCGAAGCCGACAAGAAGCGTCGTGCGGGTGTCGAGGCCAAGAATCAGGCCGAAAGCCTCATTCACTCCACCGAGAAGTCGGTGAAGGAATATGGCGACAAGGTTTCCGAGACGGACCGCAAGGCCATCGAAGACGCCATTGCCAGCCTGAAGACGGCGGTTGAAGCTTCCGAACCTGACGCCGACGACATTCAGGCGAAGACCCAGACCCTCATGGAAGTCTCCATGAAGCTCGGTCAGGCCATCTATGAAGCGCAGCAGGCCGAGGCCGGCGACGCTTCTGAAGGCGGCAAGGACGACGTCGTCGATGCCGACTATGAAGAAATCAAGGACGACAAGAAGTCCGCATAA
- a CDS encoding alpha/beta fold hydrolase — protein sequence MNIAKSNGIELAWDSFGDAANEAILLISGLGTQMIRWTKPFCEDLAARGYRVIRFDNRDTGYSTHFSASPTPDFGTLAAELMAGRRPDVPYSLSDMAKDAVGLLDALGIARAHVVGRSMGGMIAQILASDHADRVLSLTSIMSSTGNPALPQAAPDVMAMMMRPAPDPAINQEGFLAVRLAFAHRIAGMGYPFNEDAHRSLLLEEVYRDHDPGGVARQIAGMAVAGDRRSRLATITVPTLVIHGTDDPLIPPAYGYDTALSIPDAIYLPIKGMGHDMPRALDQTVIDAICSMIKERMPREA from the coding sequence GTGAACATTGCAAAATCCAATGGCATCGAACTTGCGTGGGACAGTTTCGGCGATGCCGCGAATGAGGCGATCCTGCTGATTTCCGGACTGGGAACACAGATGATCCGTTGGACGAAGCCTTTCTGCGAGGACCTGGCCGCGAGAGGGTATCGCGTAATCCGCTTCGACAATAGGGATACCGGATATTCCACCCATTTCAGCGCCTCTCCCACACCGGATTTCGGCACCCTTGCGGCCGAATTGATGGCGGGACGCCGGCCGGACGTCCCCTATTCGCTCAGCGATATGGCGAAGGACGCCGTCGGCCTTCTCGACGCGCTCGGCATTGCGCGGGCTCATGTCGTCGGCCGCTCCATGGGCGGCATGATCGCACAAATTCTTGCTAGCGATCACGCTGACCGTGTCCTTTCCCTGACCTCGATCATGTCGAGCACCGGCAATCCTGCCCTGCCACAGGCGGCACCCGATGTCATGGCGATGATGATGCGGCCGGCCCCTGATCCCGCCATTAATCAGGAAGGGTTTCTGGCAGTACGTCTTGCTTTCGCGCACCGGATTGCGGGCATGGGTTATCCGTTCAACGAAGACGCCCATCGCTCCCTTTTGCTGGAAGAGGTGTATCGTGACCATGATCCCGGTGGCGTGGCACGGCAGATCGCCGGCATGGCCGTGGCTGGGGACCGGCGCTCACGTCTGGCGACGATCACGGTGCCGACGCTCGTCATTCATGGAACGGATGATCCCTTGATCCCGCCGGCCTACGGTTATGATACGGCGCTTTCGATTCCAGACGCGATTTATCTGCCGATCAAGGGAATGGGACACGACATGCCGCGCGCACTTGACCAGACGGTTATCGACGCCATTTGCAGCATGATTAAGGAGAGAATGCCTCGCGAGGCGTGA
- a CDS encoding DUF2239 family protein has product MSNSSSKTCTAFSGNKLLFTGPLAEVAIAIGRSGETDDAVLVFDDATGRVVDLDLRGTDKDVVERLSQPLKTLAGRYRPRADTSDATLLEEDRDQKSRGRPKLGVVAREVTLLPRQWEWLAGQPGGASATLRRLVEEARKAMDSHQQRRAAQEAAYRFMQAIAGNLPGYEEATRALFADDRPALEERLASWPADIRTYALRLAFGPTDPAYS; this is encoded by the coding sequence ATGTCCAATTCTTCGAGCAAAACTTGCACCGCATTTTCCGGCAATAAATTGCTGTTCACCGGCCCTTTGGCCGAAGTGGCCATTGCAATTGGCCGATCAGGCGAGACCGACGACGCCGTGCTTGTGTTCGATGATGCGACGGGCCGTGTCGTCGATCTCGATCTGCGCGGTACCGATAAGGACGTCGTTGAACGGCTGTCTCAGCCTCTCAAGACATTGGCGGGACGGTATCGCCCGAGGGCCGACACCTCCGACGCGACGCTTTTGGAGGAAGATCGGGATCAGAAAAGCCGCGGCCGGCCGAAACTCGGAGTTGTCGCCCGCGAAGTGACGTTGCTGCCACGGCAATGGGAATGGCTGGCAGGCCAGCCCGGCGGCGCTTCTGCCACTCTACGGCGTCTGGTGGAAGAGGCCCGGAAGGCAATGGATTCGCACCAGCAAAGGCGAGCGGCGCAGGAGGCCGCGTATCGATTCATGCAGGCGATCGCGGGAAATCTGCCCGGTTACGAAGAGGCGACACGCGCCCTTTTTGCGGATGATCGCCCCGCGCTGGAAGAACGGCTCGCCTCATGGCCCGCAGATATCAGGACTTACGCCCTGCGTCTCGCATTCGGCCCGACCGATCCTGCGTATTCGTGA
- the msrA gene encoding peptide-methionine (S)-S-oxide reductase MsrA yields the protein MFLFDTLSKKTTMPTEETALPGREEALAVPENHFVNGRPLKGPYPDGLETIYLGMGCFWGAERLFWKTPGVWVTAVGYAGGFTRNPTYQETTTGQTGHAEVVKVVYDPAVISLSGLLKIFFEEHDPTQGMRQGNDVGTTYRSAIYATTEGQLQQAQKARDAFQDALEAAGHGGAITTEIGPLETFYYAEDYHQQYLAKNPGGYCGLRGTGVSCNID from the coding sequence ATGTTCCTGTTCGATACGCTTTCAAAAAAGACGACGATGCCGACCGAAGAAACCGCTTTGCCCGGACGCGAAGAGGCGCTTGCGGTGCCGGAAAACCATTTCGTCAATGGCCGGCCTTTGAAAGGGCCTTATCCCGATGGTCTTGAAACCATTTATCTCGGCATGGGCTGCTTCTGGGGTGCGGAACGGCTATTCTGGAAAACGCCGGGCGTGTGGGTGACGGCGGTGGGTTATGCTGGCGGCTTTACCCGCAACCCGACATATCAGGAGACGACGACCGGCCAGACGGGCCACGCCGAAGTGGTCAAGGTTGTTTACGATCCGGCTGTCATCTCGCTCTCGGGCCTGCTCAAGATATTCTTCGAGGAGCATGATCCCACTCAGGGAATGCGGCAGGGCAACGATGTCGGCACGACCTATCGTTCCGCCATTTACGCAACGACGGAAGGCCAGTTGCAGCAGGCGCAGAAGGCGCGTGACGCTTTTCAGGACGCCCTGGAGGCGGCAGGCCATGGCGGCGCCATCACCACCGAGATCGGGCCGCTTGAAACATTTTATTACGCGGAAGACTATCATCAGCAATATCTTGCCAAGAACCCGGGTGGCTACTGCGGCCTAAGGGGAACAGGCGTAAGCTGCAATATCGACTAG
- a CDS encoding BMP family ABC transporter substrate-binding protein, whose protein sequence is MKKSLLTLFALAAMSASALAADIKPALVYGTGGKFDKSFNEAAAAGAEKFKAETGIEFRDFEPTSDTQGEQAIRNFASKGFNPVVAVSFAWTSAMEKVAAEFPDTKFVIVDSVVELPNVRSVVYKEHEGSYLVGLLAGMASKTGKVGFIGGMDIPLIRKFACGYAQGAKAANDKIEVFQNMTGTTGAAWNDPVRGGELTKNQIDQGADVIYAAAGATGIGVLQTAADNKKFSIGVDSNQNHLHPGSVLTSMVKRVDLAVYNAYKDAKDDKFTPGIVALGVKEDGVAYALDDNNKALITPEMTAAVDKAKADIISGAVKVHDYMADNSCPK, encoded by the coding sequence ATGAAAAAATCCCTTCTGACACTTTTTGCGCTTGCCGCAATGTCGGCTTCTGCGCTCGCGGCGGATATCAAGCCGGCGCTGGTCTATGGCACGGGCGGCAAGTTCGACAAGTCGTTTAACGAAGCCGCTGCGGCCGGCGCTGAAAAGTTCAAGGCAGAAACGGGCATCGAGTTCCGCGATTTTGAACCGACCAGCGACACGCAGGGCGAACAGGCCATCCGCAACTTCGCCAGCAAGGGCTTCAACCCGGTCGTCGCCGTGTCCTTCGCCTGGACCTCGGCCATGGAAAAGGTCGCGGCCGAATTCCCCGATACCAAGTTCGTCATCGTCGATTCCGTCGTCGAACTGCCGAATGTCCGCTCCGTCGTCTACAAGGAGCATGAAGGCTCTTATCTCGTCGGTCTTCTGGCCGGCATGGCCTCCAAGACCGGCAAGGTCGGCTTCATCGGCGGCATGGATATTCCGCTGATCCGTAAGTTCGCCTGTGGTTATGCGCAGGGCGCAAAGGCTGCCAACGACAAGATCGAAGTCTTCCAGAACATGACCGGCACCACGGGTGCTGCCTGGAACGATCCGGTGCGCGGCGGCGAACTCACCAAGAACCAGATCGACCAGGGTGCTGACGTGATTTACGCGGCAGCCGGCGCGACGGGTATCGGTGTGCTGCAGACTGCCGCCGACAACAAGAAGTTCTCGATCGGCGTCGATTCCAACCAGAACCACCTGCATCCCGGTTCGGTTCTGACCTCCATGGTCAAGCGCGTCGATCTGGCCGTCTACAATGCCTATAAGGATGCCAAGGACGACAAGTTCACCCCCGGCATCGTTGCGCTCGGCGTCAAGGAAGATGGCGTCGCCTACGCCCTCGACGACAACAACAAGGCCCTGATCACGCCAGAAATGACCGCCGCCGTGGACAAGGCGAAGGCCGATATCATCTCCGGCGCCGTCAAGGTTCATGACTATATGGCGGATAATTCCTGCCCGAAATGA
- a CDS encoding ABC transporter ATP-binding protein, with product MDPAIELVGIDKKFGAVHANKNINLTVAKGTIHGIIGENGAGKSTLMSILYGFYQADAGEIRVNGAPIVIRDSQAAINAGIGMVHQHFMLVENFTVLENVMLGAEGGASLAKGRAAARKELQRLEDDYGLEVDPDAVIEELPVGLQQRVEILKAMYRGAEILILDEPTGVLTPAEADHLFKILGVLREQGKTVILITHKLREIMAITDSVSVMRRGEMVATRKTSETSVEELAELMVGRRVLLRVEKGETTPGDVLLSIRNLTVKDSRGVTMVDDVSLDVRAGEIVGIAGVAGNGQSELLEAIAGIRKPYSGEIWVDGQKVDRPDPAILRRLGLAHIPEDRHHMGLVLKFEEYENSILGYHHDERYGKGPFLNPEAIRRDAVEKIEKYDIRPPNPQLKTANFSGGNQQKIVVAREIERDPKMLIIGQPTRGVDIGAIEFIHRRIIEMRDAGKAILLVSVELDEIRSLSDRIMVMFAGRVVGEKTAEAEEQTLGLMMAGIAA from the coding sequence ATGGACCCTGCAATCGAACTGGTGGGCATCGACAAGAAATTCGGTGCCGTTCACGCCAACAAGAATATCAATCTGACCGTCGCCAAGGGCACGATCCACGGCATTATCGGGGAAAACGGTGCCGGGAAATCGACCCTGATGTCGATCCTCTACGGCTTTTACCAGGCGGACGCCGGCGAAATCCGGGTCAATGGTGCGCCGATCGTGATCCGCGACAGCCAGGCCGCGATCAATGCCGGCATCGGCATGGTGCATCAGCATTTCATGCTGGTGGAAAATTTCACCGTGCTGGAAAACGTCATGCTCGGGGCAGAGGGCGGCGCATCGCTCGCCAAGGGCCGGGCGGCGGCCCGCAAGGAATTGCAGCGCCTCGAGGACGATTACGGTCTGGAAGTCGATCCGGATGCGGTCATCGAGGAATTGCCGGTCGGCCTGCAACAGCGCGTCGAAATCCTCAAAGCCATGTATCGTGGCGCCGAAATCCTGATCCTCGATGAGCCGACCGGCGTTCTGACGCCGGCTGAGGCCGATCACCTTTTCAAGATTCTCGGCGTCCTGCGCGAGCAGGGCAAGACCGTCATCCTCATCACCCACAAGCTGCGCGAGATCATGGCGATCACGGATTCCGTCTCCGTCATGCGCCGCGGTGAAATGGTTGCGACCCGCAAGACCTCCGAAACCAGCGTCGAGGAACTGGCCGAACTGATGGTTGGCCGCCGCGTGCTGCTCAGGGTGGAAAAGGGCGAGACGACACCGGGCGATGTTCTGCTCTCCATCCGTAATCTCACTGTCAAGGACAGTCGCGGCGTCACCATGGTGGATGATGTCTCGCTCGATGTTCGCGCCGGTGAAATCGTCGGCATTGCCGGCGTGGCGGGCAATGGCCAGTCTGAACTGCTCGAGGCCATCGCCGGCATCCGCAAGCCCTATTCGGGCGAGATATGGGTGGATGGCCAGAAGGTGGATCGCCCCGATCCGGCCATTCTGCGCAGGCTCGGCCTCGCGCATATCCCGGAAGACCGCCACCATATGGGGCTGGTGCTGAAGTTCGAAGAATATGAAAACTCCATCCTCGGTTATCACCATGATGAGAGATACGGCAAAGGACCGTTCCTCAACCCCGAGGCCATCCGCAGGGATGCGGTCGAAAAGATCGAGAAATACGATATCCGCCCGCCGAACCCGCAGCTGAAGACCGCCAATTTTTCCGGCGGCAACCAGCAGAAGATCGTCGTTGCCCGCGAAATCGAACGTGACCCCAAGATGCTGATCATCGGCCAGCCGACCCGCGGCGTGGATATCGGCGCCATCGAATTCATCCATCGCCGCATCATTGAAATGCGCGATGCCGGTAAGGCGATTTTGCTGGTTTCGGTCGAACTCGATGAAATCCGTTCCCTTTCGGACCGGATCATGGTCATGTTCGCCGGGCGTGTCGTTGGAGAGAAAACGGCGGAAGCCGAAGAACAGACGCTGGGCCTGATGATGGCCGGCATCGCCGCATGA
- a CDS encoding ABC transporter permease, with the protein MSTASVPLPNWISYGLLPLLNVVTAFLISGLVVWSIGENPLAALRLLIEGALGRGDAIGFTLFYTTSFIFTGLSVAVAFHAGLFNIGSEGQAYIGGLGAALVALVLDRYVPWYVTMPFAVIGAALFGAAWAFIPAWLQAKRGSHVVITTIMFNFIAAALMVYLLVNVLIVPGKMAPETRTFLPGGQLPKLDWLMALFGLKLGPAPFNVSFIIALVMCFLVWVLIWRTKLGYEMRTLGISPSAAIYAGIPYARTVIIAMLISGGLAGMMALNPVMGASARLQVEFVGGAGFVGIAVSLMGRSHPLGIIFSALLFGILYQGGADLSFEMPNITREMIVVIQGLVILFAGALEYMYRPAVVRIYQRLAKG; encoded by the coding sequence ATGAGTACCGCTTCCGTACCCCTACCAAACTGGATCAGCTACGGCCTTTTGCCGTTGCTGAACGTCGTCACCGCCTTTCTGATTTCCGGCCTCGTTGTCTGGTCTATCGGTGAAAACCCGCTGGCAGCACTTCGTCTGCTCATTGAAGGCGCGCTCGGCCGTGGTGATGCCATCGGCTTCACGCTGTTTTACACGACGAGCTTCATCTTCACGGGCCTTTCCGTCGCAGTCGCCTTTCATGCCGGCCTATTCAACATCGGCTCGGAAGGTCAGGCCTATATTGGCGGGCTGGGTGCCGCGCTGGTGGCGCTGGTGCTTGATCGCTACGTGCCATGGTATGTGACGATGCCTTTCGCCGTCATCGGTGCGGCACTTTTCGGCGCGGCCTGGGCCTTCATTCCGGCCTGGCTGCAGGCCAAGCGCGGCAGCCACGTCGTTATCACCACCATCATGTTCAACTTCATCGCGGCTGCGCTGATGGTCTATCTGCTGGTGAATGTGCTGATCGTGCCCGGCAAGATGGCGCCGGAAACGCGCACCTTTCTGCCGGGTGGGCAATTGCCGAAGCTGGACTGGCTGATGGCGCTGTTCGGCCTCAAGCTTGGGCCGGCGCCGTTCAACGTCTCCTTCATCATCGCGCTGGTCATGTGTTTCCTCGTCTGGGTGCTCATCTGGCGCACCAAGCTCGGTTATGAGATGCGCACGCTCGGCATCAGCCCGTCGGCCGCTATCTATGCCGGCATTCCCTATGCACGCACCGTCATCATCGCCATGCTCATTTCCGGCGGCCTGGCGGGCATGATGGCGCTGAACCCGGTCATGGGGGCTTCCGCCCGTCTGCAGGTGGAATTCGTCGGCGGTGCAGGCTTCGTCGGCATCGCCGTGTCGCTGATGGGACGAAGCCATCCGCTCGGCATCATCTTCTCGGCATTGCTGTTCGGCATTCTCTATCAGGGCGGCGCTGACCTTTCCTTCGAGATGCCGAACATTACCCGCGAGATGATCGTGGTGATCCAGGGTCTGGTGATCCTGTTTGCCGGTGCGCTGGAATATATGTACCGGCCGGCGGTCGTCCGCATCTATCAGCGTTTGGCAAAGGGGTGA
- a CDS encoding ABC transporter permease — MDFFDMLVSILGSTVRLTIPLLFTALAGLFSERAGVFDIGLEGKMLAAAFASACVAYLTADPWAGLLAGITVSILFSLIHGFAVITNRGNQIVSGVALNFIAAGLTVVLGQAWFGQGGRTPQLPSEGRFAPIILPGADAMREVPFIGPLYANVISGNNILTYLAFLAVPLSWWVLYRTRFGLRLRAVGENPGAVDTAGISVTWMRFRAVIVAGFLCGFSGAYLAVAQSAAFIANMSAGKGYIALAALIFAKWKPVPVMFACLLFGFLDAFANFMQGKSVPGIGEVPVQIFQAMPYILTCILLAGFIGVAKPPKAGGVAYAKER; from the coding sequence ATGGATTTTTTCGATATGCTGGTCAGCATCCTCGGCTCGACCGTCCGACTCACCATACCGCTTCTCTTCACCGCACTTGCCGGGCTTTTTTCCGAACGCGCCGGCGTGTTCGATATTGGGCTTGAAGGCAAGATGCTGGCGGCGGCCTTTGCCTCCGCCTGTGTCGCCTATCTCACGGCAGATCCATGGGCGGGTCTGCTGGCGGGCATCACCGTCTCCATCCTCTTTTCGTTGATCCATGGTTTCGCCGTCATCACCAATCGCGGCAACCAGATTGTGTCGGGCGTGGCGCTCAACTTCATCGCCGCCGGTCTGACGGTCGTTCTGGGGCAAGCCTGGTTCGGGCAGGGCGGCCGCACGCCGCAATTGCCGTCCGAAGGCCGCTTTGCGCCAATCATCCTGCCGGGTGCGGATGCGATGCGCGAAGTGCCTTTCATCGGCCCGCTTTATGCCAATGTCATTTCCGGCAACAATATCCTCACCTATCTCGCCTTTCTGGCGGTGCCGCTGTCCTGGTGGGTGCTTTACCGTACCCGTTTCGGCCTGCGTCTGCGCGCCGTGGGAGAAAACCCGGGCGCGGTGGATACGGCAGGCATTTCGGTGACATGGATGCGCTTTCGCGCCGTCATCGTCGCCGGTTTCCTCTGCGGTTTCTCAGGCGCCTATCTCGCCGTTGCGCAATCGGCGGCCTTCATCGCCAACATGTCGGCCGGCAAGGGCTATATCGCGCTTGCAGCGCTGATCTTCGCCAAATGGAAGCCGGTGCCGGTCATGTTCGCCTGCCTGCTCTTCGGTTTTCTGGATGCCTTCGCCAACTTCATGCAGGGCAAATCCGTGCCCGGTATCGGCGAGGTGCCGGTGCAGATATTCCAGGCCATGCCCTATATTCTGACCTGCATCCTGCTTGCCGGTTTCATCGGCGTCGCCAAGCCCCCCAAGGCCGGTGGCGTTGCCTATGCGAAGGAGCGTTAA